Within the Maribacter sp. BPC-D8 genome, the region CGGTTCTCTTTTGGTGCGCTAATTGAAGTGGGTACTAGCTCAGATTTAAAAGGTCAAGATCCTTCTTTCGAATTGGTAACATCATATAAGTTAGGTACACTTCAAACACCTGAAGAAAAACTCGAAGAACAATTAATTGCTGGAGAGGAAAAGCAAAAAGAAAATGCACTTGTTAAGCAAGAAGAGAAAGAAGTACTTTCTAATGAGTTAACAAAGGCTGAAAAGTTGGCTTTAAAGCGTGAATCTAAAAAGCAAGAGCGTTTAGCACTTATTGAAAGTAATAGATTAAAAGATTCAATTCAGCTTGCTTCAAGAAAATCTGATTTGGTAGTAAAAGAATCAAAAAGAGATATCAGAAGAAAAAGAGATTCTGTAGAAAATGCAAGGGCATCACAAGCATTAGCTTCTGCAAATGCCTTAAAACAACAAAGGCAACAAGATTCTATAGCAGCGGTTATGAAAAAAGAAGCAGCTGCTGTAGCGCTAGCGCAACAACAAAGACAGGATTCAATTGCACAAAGTGAAGCCTTGGCAATGAAAAATGAAGTAGTAAAAGTTAAAGCTGGCGAGAAATATGAAGAAGTAACCAAAGAAGGTTCTCTAGAGCCTGGTTATTACTTAATTGCCAATGTATTCGGAACTAAGAAGTATTTAGACGCTTTCTTAGCAGATATGCAGAAAAAGGGAATCAATGCTAAATCGTTCTTTAGACAAAAGAATAAATATAATTATGTTTATCTAGCTAAATACAACTTCATTAAAGATGCTAGAGAAGCTAGAGACTCCAAGTTAGGCGGGAAGTACACCGATAAAATCTGGATATTTAGAGTGACGGGGGAGTAGTAAAACTAACTATTAGCTAGTTAGTGTGCATTCGCTTAGAACATGCTAAAGCGTAATAGAAAGGTTTACTTCAATTCTCTTTTAATTAATACATCTAAATACGTTACCGTATTCAGTAGGTATTTACGGTCTTTTGTGATCGTAGCCATTGCAATGGCACCTTGAATAATCGTAAATAATTGTTTTGAGAATTGTAGTGGAGAAACCGGTAGTTTAAGCTCTCCTTTATTGATTCCGTTTTCAAAGACCAAGGCTATTTTTCCTTCAATATCCTTTATTGTTTCTTTTGCTGCGGCAGCGAGTAGTTTATTGTTGTGTTGCGCATCTATACCAACGTTTAATATGGGGCAGCCACCCATATGCATAGTGAATATGTCGTACTTTTTATAGAACTCAATAAGATTCTCAATTTTAGCCATAGCCTTACCCTCAATTGATAAATGCTCATCAATGGCGGTAAGTAGTAAGCTTCTGTTGTATTGGAAGGCAGCTAATGCTAATGCCTCTTTATTTTCGAAATTACCGTATAATGCACCTTTAGTTAAATTAGTGGCATCGGTTAAATCGCTCATACTTGTGCCTACATACCCGTGTTTATTAAATACAGGTGCGACAGTCTCAATAATAAATGCAGTAGTTCTTTCGGCTTTGGTCGACATAATAGACTGTTTTAATGCGAATATAAATAATCTATACTGTATGGTATATACTGTTGATAAAAAAAAGCGTCCATATATTTAATATGAACGCTTTTTTATCAAAATTTTAAATTTTAGACTGTAATTTCCTCTTGATTTCTGAAAACTAAACTATTGTCAAAGGCATCAAGTAAAACAACGCTGTCAGCTTTAATCTCACCACTAAGTAATGCTTTAGACATGTTGTTTAGAACTTCTTTTTGAATAGTTCTTTTAACTGGTCTTGCACCAAATTGAGGGTCGTAACCTTTCTCAGCCAAATAATCGATAGCCTCTTCTGTAGCGTCTAAAGTAATTTGTTGCTTGTCTAGCATTTTCTTTAAACTTTCCAGTTGTAGTCCTACAATTTCTTTGATGTTATCTTTGGTCAAAGGTGTAAACATTACAATGTCATCGATTCTATTTATAAACTCAGGTCGAACAGTTTTCTTTAAAAGACCAAGAACTTCAACTCTGGCGGTCTCTGCAGCACTATTAACATCTACTGCGTTTTCAAATGTTTCTTGAATAATATCGCTACCCATATTACTGGTCATGATAATAATTGTATTCTTGAAATCTGCAACACGACCTTTGTTATCGGTCAATCTACCTTCGTCCAATACTTGTAATAAGATATTGAACGTGTCTGGATGAGCTTTTTCAATCTCATCTAAAAGCACAACAGAATATGGTCTTCTACGAACCGCTTCAGTCAATTGTCCGCCTTCATCATAACCTACATATCCTGGAGGTGCACCTACAAGTCTACTAACCGAATGTCTTTCTTGATATTCGCTCATGTCTATTCTAGTCATTGCGTTCTCATCATCGAATAAATACGATGCCAGTGTTTTTGCAAGCTCCGTTTTACCAACACCTGTAGTTCCTAAGAAAAGAAACGAACCAATAGGCTTTTTAGAATCTTGGAGTCCGGCTCTACTTCTGCGTATAGCATCAGAAACTGCTTCAATAGCTTCTTCTTGACCTACCACGCGTTTGTGCAGTACTTCTTCAAGTTTCAATAGCTTTTCGCGTTCACTTTGCAACATTTTAGTAACAGGTATGCCTGTCCATTTAGCAACTACTTCTGCAATATCATCACTGGTAACTTCCTCTTTAATCAAAGTACCCGCATGTTGTTGCTCTGCTAAATCATCTTGTAGCTTCGTTAAGCTTTCTTGCGCTTCTTTAATTTTTCCGTATCTAATTTCTGCTACTTTACCGTAGTCGCCATTTCGTTCGGCGCGTTCAGCTTCAGCTTTAAAATTTTCAATGTCAAGTTTTGTCTGTTGAATGTTATCAACTACAGATTTTTCACTTTCCCATTGCGCAAAAATTTCGTTTCGCTCTTCTTTTATGTTTGCTAAATCTAAATTTAATACCTTAAGCTTTTGCTTGTCATCTTCACGTTTGATCGCTTCGATTTCAATTTCAATCTGCATAATTTTACGATCAAGCACATCAAGCTCTTCAGGCTTAGAATTAATTTCCATTCTAAGTTTAGATGCGGCCTCATCCATAAGGTCAATAGCTTTATCTGGTAAGAATCTATTGGTTATGTACCGTTGCGATAACTCTACAGCAGAGATGACCGCTTCATCTTTAATACGTACTTTATGGTGCGCTTCATACTTTTCTTTAATACCTCTAAGTATAGAAATAGCACTTTCAGTATCTGGCTGATCTACAACCACCTTTTGAAACCTTCTTTCAAGAGCTTTATCTTTTTCAAAATACTTTTGATACTCATCTAATGTGGTTGCTCCAATAGATCTTAATTCGCCTCTTGCAAGAGCTGGTTTTAAAATATTAGCGGCATCCATTGCGCCTTGTCCACCACCTGCGCCAACAAGCGTATGTATCTCATCAATGAATAAGATGATGTTACCATCGGCACTTACAACTTCTTTGATAACGGCTTTTAGTCGCTCTTCAAATTCACCTTTGTATTTGGCACCGGCAATTAAAGCGCCCATATCTAAAGAGTAAATTACTTTATCCTTTAGGTTTTCAGGAATATCGCCCTGTATAATTCTATGTGCTAAACCCTCAACTATAGCAGTTTTACCCACGCCAGGTTCACCTACTAGAATAGGATTGTTTTTAGTACGTCTTGATAAAATTTGTAGAATTCTACGTATTTCTTCATCACGCCCAATTACTGGATCTAATTTACCGCTATCTGCTAATTCATTTAGGTTTTTAGCGTATTTGTTAAGCGAGTTATAATTGTCTTCGGCACTTTGAGAGGTAACCTTGTCGCCATTACGCAATTCGTCTATCGCTGCCATTAAGTCTTTCTCGGTTGCACCTTGATCCTTTAAAATCTGTGCTATCTTACTTTTAGATTTTAAGATCGCTAAAAATAGATGCTCTATAGAAACATATTCATCTTCCATTTTTTTGGCGATGATACTGGCTTCGTTTAAAGTCTTACTAGCTTCTCTAGAAAATTGTAATTCACCACCTTCTACTTTTGGAAAGCTTAAAAGTTCTTTTTCTATAATTTGTTGAACTAGAGAAAAATTAATCCCAAGCTTTTTAATTAAAAAGGGCATTACATTTTCTTCAACTTCGGTAAGCGCTTTAAATATGTGCTCATTTTCAATTTGCTGATGTCCGTTATTTTGGGCAATCAGCTGGGCTTGTTGAATAGCCTCCTGTGATTTTATAGTGAAATTATTTATATTCATATTCTTTAGGTTTTAGTTAATTGTAATACTTTTGATAGTTAGTATTCAACAATCTTACCAATTAGATTTTCAGGACAAAATGGCTGAAAATTTAAAATATAGACTGACATTTAGTCAGTTAGGTTGTATTGAATTGACAACATTAAATTAAGAATTTTATGGGAATATTTGGTGGTTTATTTGGAGGTTCTAACAGTGGTGATGAAAAAAAATCATCAGGCATACCGTGGATACCTCTAAACTCCGTAGCACAATTAAATGATATTAAAGAAGTGTCTAGTAGTAGACCACAAGTAATATTCAAACACTCCACATCTTGCGGAATCAGTAGAATGGTGCTGAATATGTTTAAAAGTAGTTATGGGCTAGAAGAAGGGCAAATGGATCTTTACTTTTTAGATTTGTTGGCCAATAGAGATGTTTCTAATGCCGTTGCTGCTGAGTTTGGTGTTATGCATCAATCTCCTCAATTATTAATAGTAAAGAATGGGGCAGTGGTAGTGCATGATTCACACAATGCCATATCTGACATTAAGTTAGAACAATACATATAAAAAAAGCCCCGTAATAACGGGGCTTTTTTTTAATTAAAACTTTGATTGTTCAATATATTTTTAAGATTATTCTTTAAATCTTCACCGGCATCATAAACCATTTGTTCATTGCTGGGGAATGGTACCCTTGCGAGTTGTAAAAGAGAAACCAAGTCATTATCTAATGCTCTTTTATCGCCATCGT harbors:
- a CDS encoding PorP/SprF family type IX secretion system membrane protein; this translates as MKNFCGALLIGFVVLGLKAQEVVLPTDFRQQNLTEYNGSLINPAYSLDRNNPSSVALWARWQWQSYDGDPTSLFLNYTTRLNDVSAAGVGFFQHNTGIFLNTGAALNYAHTIELSEGVILGVGLNVFAFQQKLADDRFFIPNPLQTTAENDFILQMAPGVNLSIDKFNIGLVSENLFDYNFTSNERNSSPDDRMFQALVSYDIPVSVLSTDDSSVLKPMIYYKTIPGLDNQVGLTGLLTTNKYWAQAGYNSFYGFSGGVGGRFFKRFSFGALIEVGTSSDLKGQDPSFELVTSYKLGTLQTPEEKLEEQLIAGEEKQKENALVKQEEKEVLSNELTKAEKLALKRESKKQERLALIESNRLKDSIQLASRKSDLVVKESKRDIRRKRDSVENARASQALASANALKQQRQQDSIAAVMKKEAAAVALAQQQRQDSIAQSEALAMKNEVVKVKAGEKYEEVTKEGSLEPGYYLIANVFGTKKYLDAFLADMQKKGINAKSFFRQKNKYNYVYLAKYNFIKDAREARDSKLGGKYTDKIWIFRVTGE
- a CDS encoding TetR/AcrR family transcriptional regulator, with protein sequence MSTKAERTTAFIIETVAPVFNKHGYVGTSMSDLTDATNLTKGALYGNFENKEALALAAFQYNRSLLLTAIDEHLSIEGKAMAKIENLIEFYKKYDIFTMHMGGCPILNVGIDAQHNNKLLAAAAKETIKDIEGKIALVFENGINKGELKLPVSPLQFSKQLFTIIQGAIAMATITKDRKYLLNTVTYLDVLIKRELK
- the clpB gene encoding ATP-dependent chaperone ClpB, producing MNINNFTIKSQEAIQQAQLIAQNNGHQQIENEHIFKALTEVEENVMPFLIKKLGINFSLVQQIIEKELLSFPKVEGGELQFSREASKTLNEASIIAKKMEDEYVSIEHLFLAILKSKSKIAQILKDQGATEKDLMAAIDELRNGDKVTSQSAEDNYNSLNKYAKNLNELADSGKLDPVIGRDEEIRRILQILSRRTKNNPILVGEPGVGKTAIVEGLAHRIIQGDIPENLKDKVIYSLDMGALIAGAKYKGEFEERLKAVIKEVVSADGNIILFIDEIHTLVGAGGGQGAMDAANILKPALARGELRSIGATTLDEYQKYFEKDKALERRFQKVVVDQPDTESAISILRGIKEKYEAHHKVRIKDEAVISAVELSQRYITNRFLPDKAIDLMDEAASKLRMEINSKPEELDVLDRKIMQIEIEIEAIKREDDKQKLKVLNLDLANIKEERNEIFAQWESEKSVVDNIQQTKLDIENFKAEAERAERNGDYGKVAEIRYGKIKEAQESLTKLQDDLAEQQHAGTLIKEEVTSDDIAEVVAKWTGIPVTKMLQSEREKLLKLEEVLHKRVVGQEEAIEAVSDAIRRSRAGLQDSKKPIGSFLFLGTTGVGKTELAKTLASYLFDDENAMTRIDMSEYQERHSVSRLVGAPPGYVGYDEGGQLTEAVRRRPYSVVLLDEIEKAHPDTFNILLQVLDEGRLTDNKGRVADFKNTIIIMTSNMGSDIIQETFENAVDVNSAAETARVEVLGLLKKTVRPEFINRIDDIVMFTPLTKDNIKEIVGLQLESLKKMLDKQQITLDATEEAIDYLAEKGYDPQFGARPVKRTIQKEVLNNMSKALLSGEIKADSVVLLDAFDNSLVFRNQEEITV
- the ytxJ gene encoding bacillithiol system redox-active protein YtxJ; the protein is MGIFGGLFGGSNSGDEKKSSGIPWIPLNSVAQLNDIKEVSSSRPQVIFKHSTSCGISRMVLNMFKSSYGLEEGQMDLYFLDLLANRDVSNAVAAEFGVMHQSPQLLIVKNGAVVVHDSHNAISDIKLEQYI